A segment of the Streptomyces sp. Tu 2975 genome:
CGGGCAAGATCGTCGCGATCTACGGCGGTGAGGACGCCACCAAGCACTTCACCAACAACGCCGATGCCACCGGTGCCCAGGTCGGATCGACGTTCAAGCCCTTCGTCCTCGCCGCCGCCATGCGCGACGGCGTCCGCAACCCCGAGCTCCAGGAGGAGCAGGGGCCCGACGACCGCCGGATCGTCGATCCCGACAAGAGCCGGTACAGCGGCAAGAACAAGCTGAAGATCAAGAACTACGACGGTTCCGTCTGGCGCGACGAGAATGGGAAGGAGTGGAATCAGACCAACGACGGTCAGCAGAACTACGGCAACATCAGCCTGCGCGAGGCGATGATCCACTCCGCCAACTCCCCCTACGTGCAACTCGGCATGGACATCGGCATCCCGCAGGTGAGGGACGCCGCCATCGACGCCGGTCTGCTCGAGTCCAGCCTGAGCAAGTCGAACGTGCCCTCCTTCTCGCTCGGTATCTCCGAGCCCAGCGCCATCCGTATGGCAGGCGCCTACGGCACCTTCGCCGCCGAGGGTGAGCAGCGTGACCCGTATTCCGTGACGAAGGTCAAGCACGAGGGCCTGACCGTTTACGAGCACGAGGACAAGGCCGAGCAGGCCTTCGACAAGGACATCGCCAACAACGTGACCGATGTCCTCAGGGACGTCGTCGAGCATCCCGAAGGCACGGGTAACAACGCCCAGGTCAAGGGGCGGCAGGTCGCCGGTAAGACCGGTACGACCGACTTCAACAAGTCCGCCTGGTTCGTCGGATACACGCCCCAGCTGTCGACCGCCATCGACATGTACCGCCTGGACGACAACGAGAAGAACAAGAAGCGCGAGTTCCTCGAGATGTACGACACCGGTGGACAGGACAAGATCCACGGTTCGTCGTTCCCGTCCGAGATCTTCCAGGACTACATGACGGAAGCGCTCAAGGACACCAAGGTCCTCAAGTTCCCGAAGCCGGAGCCGATCGACGGTGAGGCGGTCTGGGGCGGTGGCGCAGTCAGCCCGTCCCCGACGCCGAGCAGCAGCCCGTCCGAGTCTCCGTCCCCCTCTCCGTCCACGTCTCCGTCTCCGTCCCCGTCGACCAGCCCGGGCCCGTCCGAGTCCTGCAACCCCTGGGAGGACTGGACCTGCGGCGTCGACGGTGGCGGCGGCAACGGCGGCGCCGATCAGGGTGGCGCCAACGGCGGCGTGACGCCGAGCCCGTCGACATCACCCGGCACCGATGGCGGCGCCGACAGCGGCGGTGGCAACGGGAACGGCGGTGGCAACGGCGGCGGTTTCCTCGGAGGTACCGACGGCGAAGGCTGACGGTCACCCCGCGCCGGCCATGACGAGGCCGCCGCACCGGGAGAGGATCGGCATTCGTGCCGAGCCCCGGGGCGGCGGCCCTCGTCGTTTCCCCCTCCCTGTACGGCAGGATGTGCACCATGCCCAGCGCAGAAGAGACGAGCGTGTACGACGAACGGCCTGACGTACGCCCCACACGGCGTGACCGGATCGCCGCGGCAGGCAGCGAGCTGATCGGCGGCCCGGCCGGGCGCTGGGCGTCACGCAGCGGGGGCGGTCCGCTCACACCCGTGCGTGTGGTGGCGCTGGTCGCCATCGGCATGTTCGCGCTGGGCATGGTGCAGAAGCTGCCCTGTTACAACTGGGCATGGTTCAGGGGCACCAGCTCGCAGTACACCCATGCCTGCTACTCGGACATCCCGCATCTGTTCGTGGGCCGCGGCTTCTCCGAAGGTCTGATTCCGTACTTCGACCGCCTGCCCGGTGACATGGAGTACCTCGAGTACCCCGTGCTGACGGGCCTCTTCATGCAGGTCGCCTCCTGGATCGGCCGCCTCGGCGGCGGCTCCGGCCTGGCACAGCAGCAGATGTACTGGATGATCAACGCCGGGCTGCTGATGATCTGTGCCGCGGTCATCGCCGTCTGTGTCGCCCGTACGCACCGCAGGCGCCCCTGGGACGCGCTGCTCGTCGCTCTCGCCCCTGCCTTCGCGCTGACGGCCACCATCAACTGGGACCTGCTCGCGGTGGCTCTCACCGCCGCGGCGATGCTGATGTGGTCACGCGGCAGGGTTCTCGCGTTCGGCGTCCTGATCGGGCTCGCGACCGCCGCCAAGCTCTACCCGGTGCTGCTGCTCGGTCCTCTGCTCGTCCTGTGCTGGCGGGCGGGCAAGTGGCGGGAGTTCATCATGGCGACGCTCGGCGCGGCGGCAGCCTGGCTCGTGGTCAATCTGCCCGTGATGCTGTTCGCGCCGGAGGGCTGGAAGAAGTTCTACACGTTCAGCCAGGAGCGCCAGGTCGACTTCGGGTCGTTCTGGCTGATCATCACGCAGCGCACCGGCGAGTCCATCGACGTGGAGAACGTCAACACCTACGCCACCCTGTTGATGATCCTGGCCTGCGCGGGCATCGGCCTGCTCACGCTGAGGGCACCGCGCCGCCCCCGCTTCGCCCAGGTCGCCTTCCTGGTCGTGGCCGCGTTCATCCTCACCAACAAGGTCTACTCGCCGCAGTACGTGCTGTGGCTGATCCCGCTCGCCGCCCTCGCCCGTCCCCGCTGGCGTGACTTCCTCATCTGGCAGGCGTGCGAGGTCATGTACTACCTGGGCATCTGGATGTACCTCGCCTACACGACCAGCCCCAAGCACCAGGGGCTGCCGCCAGAGGGCTACCAGCTGGCCATCGCGCTGCATCTGCTCGGGACGCTGTACCTGTGCGCCGTGATCGTGCGCGACATCCTCATGCCGGAGCGGGACGGGGTCCGTCAGGACGGCTCCGACGATCCGGGCGGGGGCGTGCTCGACGGCGCTCCTGACGTGTTCGTGCTGGGGCCGGCGGCGCATCCGCCGCGGCATGCCGCTCACGCCGAGGAAGGTCCGCGCGTGGAGTGGGGCGTTCAGGCCCGGAGCGGGCCGGATGCCGGCCCGCAACCTTCCGTCTGAAGCCTTCTGGGGACGGGCTCGGCAGCGCGCGTCCGTCCCCAGGCCGGGGGACGAGGCCTGCTAGCGGTCCACCAGCCGGTCGAACTGGGTCGTCGTGTGCCTGAGGTGCGCCACCAGCTCGTCACCGACCTTCGGCTCCTGCGCGTCGGCGGGCACGAACAGGATCGAGACCTGCATATGGGGCGGCTCGGCGAACCAGCGCTGCTTGCCCGCCCACACGAACGGCGAAAGATTGCGGTTGACCGTCGCCAGACCCGCCCGTGCGACGCCCTTGGCACGCGGCATCACACCGTGCAGCGCCTTGGGCGCCTCAAGACCGACACCGTGCGACGTGCCGCCCGCCACCACGACGAGCCAGCCGTCGGAGGCGGCCTTCTGCTGGCGGTAGCCGAAACGATCCCCCCGGGCCACGCGGGTGACGTCGAGCACGGCGCCGCGGTACTCGGTGGCCTCGTGGTCGCCGAGCCACAACCGCGTGCCGATCCGCGCGCGGAAGCGGGTCTGCGGGAACTGCTGCTGGAGCCGGGCCTGCTCCTGGGCGCGCAGATGACTCACGAACATCGTGTGCAGCGGCAGTCTGGCCGCACGCAGCCGGTCCATCCAGCCGATGACTTCCTCGACCGCGTCGGAACCGTCGGTCCGGTCCAGCGGCAGGTGCAGGGCGAAGCCCTCCAGCCGTACGTCCTCGATGGCGGCGTGCAGCTGGCCGAGGTCCTGCTCGGAGATGCCGTGGCGCTTCATCGAGCTCATGCACTCGATGACGACGCGGGCCCCCACCAGCGCGTGCACACCGTCGACCGAGGAGACGGAGCGGACCACCCTGTCGGGCAGCGGCACCGGTTCCTCACCGCGCCGGAAGGGCGTGAGCACCAGGAGATCGCCGCTGAACCAGTCCTTGATCCGCGCGGCCTCGTACGTCGTGCCCACGGCGAGCATGTCTGCGCCGAAGCGCGACGCCTCCTCGGAGAGCCGCTCGTGGCCGAAGCCGTAACCGTTGCCCTTGCAGACCGGGACGAGACCGGGGAACTGGTCGATCACCGACTTCTGGTGCGCCCGCCAGCGAGCGGTGTCGACGTAGAGGGAGAGCGCCATGGCCGGCCCGGAACCTTTCTGGTGGCTGCGGTGTATCAGAGACGTGTACGAGACTACGGAGTCGGCCGCGGCGTCGTCAGCGACGCGACATGTAGATGTCCAGTGCCTTGTGGAGGAGCTTGTTCAGCGGGAAGTCCCACTCACCGACGTACTCGACGGCCTCGCCGCCCGTTCCGACCTTGAACTGGATCAGGCCGAAGAGGTGGTCCGTCTCGTCGAGCGAGTCGCTGATGCCCCGCAGGTCGTAGACCGTCGCGCCCATGGCGTACGCGTCGCGGAGCATCCGCCACTGCATCGCGTTCGAGGGCCGGACCTCGCGCCCGATGTTGTCCGAGGCGCCGTACGAGTACCAGACATGGCCCCGACGACCAGCATCGTCGCCGCGGACAGGTTGACCCCGTTGTGCCGCGCGAAGTACAGACGCATACGGTTCGGGTCCTCGTTGTTCAGGACCGTCCACATGCGCTGGAAGTACGAGAGGGGGCGCGGCCGGAAGCGGTCCCGCTCAGCAGTGATCTCGTACAGCCGCTGCCATTCGGCCAGGTCCTCGTAGCGGCCCTGCACGACCTCCACGCCGGCCTTCTCGGCCTTCTTGATGTTGCGCCGCCACAGCTGGTTGAAGCCCTTGAGGACGTCGTCGAGCGAGCGGTTGGCCAGCGGCACCTGATAGACGTACCGGGGCTGGACGTCGCCGAAGCCGGCACCGCCGTCCTCGCCCTGCTGCCAGCCCATTTTCCGCAGCCTGTCCGCCACTTCGAAGGCCCGCGGCTCGATGTGCGTCGCTTCCACGTCGCGCAGTCGCTTCACGTCCGGGTCCTGGATACCGGCCTTGATCGCCGGGGCGTCCCAGCGGCGGATCACGACGGGCGGCCCCATCTTCACCGAGAACGCGCCCTGGTTCTTCAAATGCGCCAGCATCGGCTGGAGCCAATCGTCCAGGTTGGGGGCGTACCAGTTGATCACCGGTCCCTCGGGGAGGTACGCCAGGTACCGCTTGATCTTGGGGAGCTGGCGGTAGAGCACCAGGCCCGCGCCGACGAGCTCACCGTTCTTGTCGAACCAGCCGAGGTTCTCCGAGCGCCATTCCGTCTTCACGTCCGCCCACGCCGGGACCTGGCAGTGACTCGCCGAGGGCAGGGTCTGGATGTATGCCAGATGCTGCTCACGACTGATGGTCCTCAGGGTCAGGCTCATGCGGGGCGCTCCTCGGCAGGTGTGTCCCCATGGGTCAGGGGCTCCGGCTCTCGCGCCGAAGCCTACTGGTCCTTGGCTGGGGCCCGAATGGCTGTGCGCGGGAGCGGGCCGCCGATCGGCCCGCTCCCGTCCCCGCCCCTGGGTCCGACGCCCCCCGGCCTCAGCCGAGGACGCCACCGAAGAGCCCGCCGTGGGCCATCCCGAGGAAGAACCCCACCGCGGACGCGCCCAGTCCGATGATCAGAAGGAAGCGCTCGCGGGTCGTCGCGGAGATGAACTGCCCGTACGCGCCCGTCGCGATGCCGATGAGCCCTGCCCACGAGCTGAGCAGATGCAGGTTGTGGAACATCGCCGAGATGAACGCGAGAGCGCCCAATACCAGCGTCACCGCCATCAGGGTGTCCTGAAGGGGATGAGTCTTGCCGTCCGTGGCGAGCAGCGAGACAGAGGAGTGACGTCGCATTGCCTGTGCCATGAGGCACCTCCTGGCTTTGCCGGAAGGCGGCGCATCGTAGCGCCGCGTCGACCCGATGTGTACAGATTGCGGGCATGGGCCACCGGATTTCAACCGGAAGCCGGAGTGCAGGTAGTCTGTACGGTCTGCACCGGTGTCTGCCCAGGCCGCGAAGCGATCGCCACTCGACGAGGGGGATTGTCAGTGGCGGCCGATACCGTTGCTCACGCATCACGACCCTCCTGCCACGGAACGACCGTGGCCGCTGAGTCCAAAGGAGGTGGGTTCCACATGCGTCACTACGAAATGATGGTCATCCTCGACCCCGATCTCGAGGAGCGCGCTGTCTCCCCGCTGATCGAGAACTTCCTCTCCGTCGTCCGTGAGGGCAACGGAAAGGTCGAGAAGGTCGACACCTGGGGCCGTCGTCGTCTCGCTTACGAGATCAAGAAGAAGCCCGAGGGCATCTACTCGGTCATCGACCTGCAGGCCGAGCCTGCGGTCGTCAAGGAGCTCGACCGCCAGATGAACCTGAACGAGTCGGTCCTCCGGACCAAGGTCCTCCGTCCCGAGACCCACTGAGCACCTAGCTCAGAGGTCATCGGGTTTCGAGTAGCAGCAAGCAGCCAGCAGCAATCCCGCCGAGAGGTTCACCCATGGCAGGCGAGACCGTCATCACGGTCGTCGGCAATCTCGTCGACGACCCCGAGCTGCGCTTCACCCCGTCCGGTGCGGCGGTCGCGAAGTTCCGCGTCGCGTCCACTCCCCGCACCTTCGACCGCCAGACCAATGAGTGGAAGGACGGCGAGAGCCTCTTCCTCACCTGCTCGGTCTGGCGTCAGGCGGCGGAGAACGTCGCCGAGTCGCTCCAGCGCGGCATGCGTGTCGTCGTGCAGGGCCGGCTCAAGCAGCGGTCCTACGAGGACCGCGAGGGCGTCAAGCGCACGGTCTACGAACTGGACGTCGAGGAAGTCGGCCCCAGTCTCAAGAACGCCACGGCCAAGGTCACCAAGACCACCGGTCGCGGCGGCCAGGGCGGCTACGGCGGCGGTGCCGGCGGTCAGCAGGGCGGCGGCAGCTGGGGCGGCGGCCCCGGCGGTGGTCAGCAGCAGGGCGGCGGCGGTGCTCCCGCCGACGACCCCTGGGCCACCAGTGCGCCGTCCGGCGGCGGTCAGCAGGGCGGGGGCGGCTGGGGCGGAAGCTCCGGCGGCTCCGGGGGCTCTGGCGGCGGCTACTCGGACGAGCCGCCCTTCTAGGGCAGCTCGTACCCCACTTCTTGATCACACAGGAGATACACCATGGCGAAGCCGCCTGTGCGCAAGCCTAAGAAGAAGGTCTGCGCTTTCTGCAAGGACAAGACCGCGTACGTGGACTACAAGGACACGAACATGCTGCGGAAGTTCATTTCCGACCGCGGCAAGATCCGTGCCCGCCGCGTGACCGGCAACTGCACGCAGCACCAGCGTGACGTCGCCACGGCCGTCAAGAACAGCCGTGAGATGGCGCTGCTGCCCTACACGTCCACCGCGCGATAAGGGAAGGGTGACCTAGACATGAAGATCATCCTCACCCACGAGGTTTCTGGCCTCGGTGCCGCCGGCGACGTCGTCGACGTCAAGGACGGATACGCTCGCAACTACCTGGTCCCGCGTGGTTTCGCGATCCGCTGGACCAAGGGTGGCGAGAAGGACGTGGCGCAGATCCGCCGCGCCCGCAAGATCCACGAGATCGCGACCATCGAGCAGGCCAACTCCATCAGGGGTCAGCTCGAGGCCGTCAAGGTGCGCCTTGCCGTTCGCTCCGGCGACGCCGGCCGCCTCTTCGGCTCCGTCACTCCGGCTGACATCGCCTCGGCGATCAAGGCCGCCGGTGGCCCGGAGGTCGACAAGCGTCGCGTCGAGCTCGGTTCGCCGATCAAGACCCTGGGCTCGCACCAGGTGTCTGTGCGTCTGCACCCCGAGGTTGCCGCGCAGCTCGGCGTCGAGGTCGTCGCCGCCTAAGCGCCGACGCTCGACAGAGCAGTAAGGAAGGGCCGCACCCGATGGGTGTGGCCCTTCCGTCGTCTGTGCGGTGGCAGGCCTTTCGTGGCGATCACCGTTTCACGTGAAACGGTGATCAGCGGGCAGCTCCCGTCACGATCCACCGACCGGACCGGGCCCGCCACCACAGCGTCATCAGCCGGACGGTCATCATCAAGGTCATCGCCCACCACAGAGTGGTCAGTCCACCTCCGAGGGCGGGGACCAGCAAGGCGACCGGGGCGAACACCAACAGGGTGAGCAGCATGGCCGCTGCCAAATAAGGGCCGTCACCGGCGCCCATCAAGACACCGTCCAGCACGAACACGACACCGGCAATCGGCTGGGACACCGCGACGACCAGCAACGCGGGGAGCAACGTGTCACGGACAGCCGGATCACTTGTGAACAGAGGGATGAAAAGGGGCCGGGCGGCCACGATCAGTATCCCGAGCACGACCCCCGAGACCACTCCCCACTGCACCATCCGCCGGCAGACCTGTTTGGCACCTTCTGCGTCACCGGCTCCCAGATAGCGGCCGATGATGGCCTGTCCGGCGATGGCGATCGCGTCCAGCGCGAAGGCTGTCAGACTCCAGAGGGACAGCACGATCTGGTGAGCGGCGATGTCCGTGTCGCCCAGCCTGGCCGCCACAGCGGTGGCGATCATGAGGACCGCCCGCAGGGAGAGCGTACGCACGAGCAGCGGTACCCCCGCCTGGGCGCTCGCCCGGATCCCTGCCGCGTCCGGGCGGAGTGAGGAACCGTGCTTGCGTGCTCCTCGGACGACGACGACCAGGTATGCGGCCGCCATTCCGCACTGTGCGATCACGGTGCCCCAGGCCGAGCCGGCGATGCCGAAGCCTGCTCCGTAGACGAGTCCGGCGTTGAGTCCCGCGTTGGCGGCGAAGCCGCCGACCGCTACATAGAGAGGGGTACGGGTGTCCTGGAGGCCTCGGAGCACTCCGGTGGCCGCGAGCACGATCAGCATGGCGGGGATGCCGAGACTGGAGATGCGTAGATACGTGATCGCATGAGGTGCGGCGGTGTCGGAAGCTCCGAAGACGTCCACCAGCCATGGGGCCGCGGGAAGAGTGAAAGCGATGACGGCGACCCCGAGGACCAGCGCCAGCCAGATGCCGT
Coding sequences within it:
- a CDS encoding alanine racemase, with protein sequence MALSLYVDTARWRAHQKSVIDQFPGLVPVCKGNGYGFGHERLSEEASRFGADMLAVGTTYEAARIKDWFSGDLLVLTPFRRGEEPVPLPDRVVRSVSSVDGVHALVGARVVIECMSSMKRHGISEQDLGQLHAAIEDVRLEGFALHLPLDRTDGSDAVEEVIGWMDRLRAARLPLHTMFVSHLRAQEQARLQQQFPQTRFRARIGTRLWLGDHEATEYRGAVLDVTRVARGDRFGYRQQKAASDGWLVVVAGGTSHGVGLEAPKALHGVMPRAKGVARAGLATVNRNLSPFVWAGKQRWFAEPPHMQVSILFVPADAQEPKVGDELVAHLRHTTTQFDRLVDR
- a CDS encoding MATE family efflux transporter, whose protein sequence is MTQVPAGAKERLRRHDREIIALAVPAFGALVAEPLFVMVDSAIIGHLGTPQLAGLGVAAALLMTAVSVFVFLAYATTAAVARRVGAGDLQSAIRQGMDGIWLALVLGVAVIAFTLPAAPWLVDVFGASDTAAPHAITYLRISSLGIPAMLIVLAATGVLRGLQDTRTPLYVAVGGFAANAGLNAGLVYGAGFGIAGSAWGTVIAQCGMAAAYLVVVVRGARKHGSSLRPDAAGIRASAQAGVPLLVRTLSLRAVLMIATAVAARLGDTDIAAHQIVLSLWSLTAFALDAIAIAGQAIIGRYLGAGDAEGAKQVCRRMVQWGVVSGVVLGILIVAARPLFIPLFTSDPAVRDTLLPALLVVAVSQPIAGVVFVLDGVLMGAGDGPYLAAAMLLTLLVFAPVALLVPALGGGLTTLWWAMTLMMTVRLMTLWWRARSGRWIVTGAAR
- the rpsF gene encoding 30S ribosomal protein S6, which gives rise to MRHYEMMVILDPDLEERAVSPLIENFLSVVREGNGKVEKVDTWGRRRLAYEIKKKPEGIYSVIDLQAEPAVVKELDRQMNLNESVLRTKVLRPETH
- a CDS encoding glycosyltransferase 87 family protein — translated: MPSAEETSVYDERPDVRPTRRDRIAAAGSELIGGPAGRWASRSGGGPLTPVRVVALVAIGMFALGMVQKLPCYNWAWFRGTSSQYTHACYSDIPHLFVGRGFSEGLIPYFDRLPGDMEYLEYPVLTGLFMQVASWIGRLGGGSGLAQQQMYWMINAGLLMICAAVIAVCVARTHRRRPWDALLVALAPAFALTATINWDLLAVALTAAAMLMWSRGRVLAFGVLIGLATAAKLYPVLLLGPLLVLCWRAGKWREFIMATLGAAAAWLVVNLPVMLFAPEGWKKFYTFSQERQVDFGSFWLIITQRTGESIDVENVNTYATLLMILACAGIGLLTLRAPRRPRFAQVAFLVVAAFILTNKVYSPQYVLWLIPLAALARPRWRDFLIWQACEVMYYLGIWMYLAYTTSPKHQGLPPEGYQLAIALHLLGTLYLCAVIVRDILMPERDGVRQDGSDDPGGGVLDGAPDVFVLGPAAHPPRHAAHAEEGPRVEWGVQARSGPDAGPQPSV
- the rpsR gene encoding 30S ribosomal protein S18, translated to MAKPPVRKPKKKVCAFCKDKTAYVDYKDTNMLRKFISDRGKIRARRVTGNCTQHQRDVATAVKNSREMALLPYTSTAR
- the rplI gene encoding 50S ribosomal protein L9 — encoded protein: MKIILTHEVSGLGAAGDVVDVKDGYARNYLVPRGFAIRWTKGGEKDVAQIRRARKIHEIATIEQANSIRGQLEAVKVRLAVRSGDAGRLFGSVTPADIASAIKAAGGPEVDKRRVELGSPIKTLGSHQVSVRLHPEVAAQLGVEVVAA
- a CDS encoding single-stranded DNA-binding protein; this translates as MAGETVITVVGNLVDDPELRFTPSGAAVAKFRVASTPRTFDRQTNEWKDGESLFLTCSVWRQAAENVAESLQRGMRVVVQGRLKQRSYEDREGVKRTVYELDVEEVGPSLKNATAKVTKTTGRGGQGGYGGGAGGQQGGGSWGGGPGGGQQQGGGGAPADDPWATSAPSGGGQQGGGGWGGSSGGSGGSGGGYSDEPPF